In the genome of Vespa crabro chromosome 1, iyVesCrab1.2, whole genome shotgun sequence, the window CGCTAAAACCTAGTATTCTCGTATCCGAGGAAAAACGTCGATGAATACGAAGAGAAACTTTCTCGGGTACGTGTGTCCGGGTTTATATCGCCGTCGCCAAAATTTGTAGTCCTTTGTTTTTATCCACCGTTCTTCGAGGGGTGCCAACGAGGGTAAGAAGAGTCGTCAGGGTGGTTGTAAGCAACCCCCGTCAAATACGATGTCCAGCTTGTACGCCATATTGGAGGCGGTAAAAGTTTCCTCCAATCGGTACCGGAAGCGAGGTGGTATGGATAGAAACCACACCCAATCACCCTGACACTTGCCCCACCAGTGACCCGCCACACCCACGCATGTCACGTGCGCACGAGCAACGCTACAGTCGACAGAGCAGTCGTGTGCCTGCAACCGTCTTGTCATCCGTGCTTTCCATTCTGTCGctcctatttctttctctctctctctctctctctctctctctcctttctatctatctatctatctatctatctccttttctctttctttttatttccatcgttactttttttttctcctcttcattCTCTGATCTTTCACAGTTTATTTCGCACGTTACCGAGCggcttatttctttctttatattttcctttttattcgtgAGTATAGAGAGACTATCATAGTGACAACGGACATAGTTCATTATTCAAACAAGTGTGAATACTTTGTGCTAACGATCAACATAtagcgatataataatattggacCAGAGTCCAGTGATGTGATAAAAGAGAACACTCTCGATCATACTTTATATCTCGTTCTCTTACTTCTCGAGATGAGTTACGTGCAAGGGGAATTATTGTGACGCGTTTCTTAAGCGCAATGACTATGATAAGCTTCGAGATGTTGAGTCGTGAGACTCTGCCGCTGGAAGGGATTTACCAGCGAGCTCGCGAGGAGATGCTTACTCCGCCGCAAAGTAGCCCGGAGTCTCAGCATCGACGCAACACTGGTAACAACATCACTGATAATACCACTTGCCACGATATGCACCCTCTCGATCAACCTGCCGTCGATCTCGGCTTGCCCCCGCATATTCCGGAGATTCTCTATTGTAAGTGAACAATTTCTCTCGCAGGTTCACGCTTGACGAATCTCTATTCTTCTGTTCTATCTATTGTTctgttcgattttttttttgtttttttaatgaagAATGATcgttaattctaattattttttttcgttgcaGCCTCGATACCGAAATGTGGTGGTTGCCAGGAAGCAATCTTGGATAGGTATGTGTTGAAGGTCCTAGAAAGGTGTTGGCACGCGAGATGTCTGACCTGTCGAGATTGTGGAGCAAGACTAACGGACAAATGCTTCGCGAGAAACGGCCATGTCTTTTGCAAGGACGATTTCTTCAAGTAAGCACCAATGATcgttacaaattttattgctCTCCTCCTCGTCGTTATCTCGTTAAatcaaaatagaaaggaaaataaagaaaaaagagccgTGTAGAGTCTTGTCATTTACGTGTGAATGTAATGTGAAAATGTTGTATGTTGTTGGTGTGGCAGGCGTTTTGGGACGAAATGCGCGGGCTGCGGCCAAGGGTTGGCACCATCGCAAGTGGTAAGGAGAGCGCAGGAGTTGGTGTATCATCTGACGTGTTTCTCCTGCGCACTCTGCTCACGACAATTGGACACCGGGGATGAATTTTACCTCATGGAGGATAGAAAACTCGTCTGCAAGCCGGACTACGAACAGGCAAAGGCAAAAGGTAATTAAATTGTCTGAAGAATAAATTGAAACAGCAGGTAgaaattaagatatatatacccGGAGAGAACTCGATtggttatctttttttattcgttttgaCGGATATCctcataaattaattaaatgttctAAGCGATGTTTAAACgtccaataaaatatttccaagttttGTCGTcgcattaatatcaataataacaattaaatgtGTCAGAGGATTACGAAAATACTCGCAACGAATTTTAGAGCTGGCCGACGGCGGTAGCATCGATGGAGATCAACCGAACAAGAGGCCGCGAACGACGATCACGGCGAAACAATTGGAGACCTTGAAATTGGCATACAATACCAGTCCAAAACCAGCGAGACATGTTCGAGAACAGCTCTCGCAGGACACAGGTCTGGATATGCGTGTCGTCCAGGTGTGGTTTCAAAACAGGTATgaataagatttttaaatatatatatattttataagaaaaataaacacgGAAAAATATCTccattgataatatatattgcatcaataaaatattactcgTGTATTATTTGCATGATGTAAATAAGGTTAATTAAGTATTTTCGAGATAAGTTTTCCAATGTTTACGATAGTTTACGATAGAACTCGTACTACAAtagaattagaattatttgttttgaaaaaCGTATAGATTCGACAAAATTTTCTAGAGTGTACTTAATTCTAAAATAGCGAGGAAAAAGTATCAATTTACAAATACAACTAAAATTGTTCATTGAGAGAAAAGGGCGAACCTTCGTCCGGAGATAAATTTAAGTGAAGCCAAGGCAGATGAGTAATTGCGAGATGCTGGGCATTCGTAAGAATTCCGTATCAACCGATAAGGTTTCCGAAGCCCTTTTTAGGGCAAGACCAATCGTGAGACCACAGTTAAAATTAAATGCTTCAGATTCATTAACTTTTCGAGagaatattgacaataataatctcTATAGAAAACGATCGATTACGTACGCGATATGATATtcctttaaataatatctacgaAGACTgatggaagaaaggaaaataagaaaagaggaaaaaaaaagaaaagaaaagaaaagaaaagaaaagaaaagaaacgaaaaaaaaaaaataatcgtttaaaaatttctttaatcctAGAACTATCTCTCTTACgcctattcttattatcgcttCAAATACATGTGCGCGATACCACGGTACAAAGTAACAAAAGTAGGTAACTATTtatcaaagaatattattttatctcacCTCTTTTATGTCTCTATCGCTTTGTACTCGAAGAAATCTCGAGGAGAATATCGAGAGAAATGTTGCAAAGTAGTAACTTCTGCAACTTTCTAAGATCGACGTCGTGATCGATAAGCCGATAAGACGAGATTCGAACTTATAAAAGTTTTCTACGCGTGCCGATTGTTCAATCCGTCGAGTTTTAGATAataatcgtagaaaaaaataatcgctTACTCATTGTACTACCGGAGTGCAGCGATCCTATCCgctgttatatatttttttattttttctttatcgtcgataaaaaatgatatacaaacacacaagATCGGAATAGAATGAATCATTCGTGTTAAGGAGAGCAAAGGAGAAGAGACTGAAGAAGGACGCCGGTAGGACAAGATGGTCGCAGTATTTTCGAAGTATGAAAGGGACAAGTGCTGGTGGACATTCGCCTAGGCACGACAAATTACTCGACAAGGACGAACTTAAAGTTGATTTGGATTCGACCTTCGGCCATCACGGTATGTAAACAATTAATGTATTCCTCTTCGTTGTTCGTAGATctaagtttgaaaaaaaagaaatatatatatatatatatatatatatatatatatatatatatatatatatatatatatatatatggtatatgtAGATATGAATACCCGCGAAAACGCGCGAATTACGTAAGTTCTTTCGAAAAAGAGTCGTTTCTTCGTCCCATGCGAAAGACGAGTCTCGTTGAGGAAAACGAGCCTCACGAAACTCCGTCTCCGCAATCGCTTTATCGCTCGCAAGGTACCTACAAGGGAAGAGAGGACGATCTTCGTCAAATATTCAGGAGATCGCAAAGGCTAACTGCTGGCTTGCTATACCTGAGATTTTGGGAAGATTGCGGATTATCCTTAAATTTATATCCCCCATTAGCTGTAAGCCCTACGCAAAGTTCTTCGTTAAAAAGGCCTACGCAAAagttttttgttaaatatttaaaagaccGATTTGAAATCGGTGTCATTGTTCgagtaaagaaatttttctttcgaatagatataatagataaatatgttatcagtttattattattattattattattatcatctttattatacatgtaacagatatatatatatatatatatatatatatatatatatatatataaatatataaatatgtatatataatgaattcaTCTAGGCAAGGACATTGCCAAAAAAATGATCAAAGGGATCGACGATTAAAGGCTGAGAgaagtttataaaatttaaacgaGTCATTATGAAGCGTCCAAGCACGAAGATTCGTTAATAATTCATGAAACAATCCATTCTCAATTCAACGTGTCAGAGAACGCTTCTTTCATGTTTGTCACGTCGCGAAAGTGGAAACGAAATTGGTGACACGTGCATTTCTACTAGAACAAGAATTATCTTCGATCTAGAGGCACGGCTTATCTTCCCTCGATCTTTCATAAGCCTAACGTCGGGGTATTATTCGGACGAGTAGAGTTATTATCGCCAAGGCTAATCATGCTAGACaagttttatcttttctatcttcacGACTAATGCCTTCTGTTTGATTCGGTCACTCGTTTACGCTCACTTCAGATAACTGCgtatctttaatttcttaatatagtattattaatgtcgatctactggtaaaaaaaaacaatacgtAGGTATACATGTAGGTACTTATTCGTAAcaaatatcttattttttttagatttgaGTAACGATAGTTACGGAACGGTCGTGAATATGGGATTGGACGGAGAAGGTGCTAGTCCAGGTGGTGGTGGAAACAGTGGTAGCGGTGGACCACCTCGTAGTTATTTAGGTGCAACGACACCACCTTATCTATCGACATCCAGATCGCCGTCCTTACCACCACAATTTCCATACCCACCGGATGCAGGTCTTTCAGTATACACTACTCTCGgtaagaaattaatgaaaatcaatttaaaaaaaaaaaatctttctattctaacatttaattaatatgaatttggtaatatatcgaaaaagatttttaaaaagccgtcgaattttttttacaggaGGTCCAGGAGGTATGGTACCAGGACCTGCATCGGATCTTAGCAACGAATCGAGCgggggtggtggtggtggcggtggtggtggcggcggtgGTTACCCCGACTTTCCACCCTCACCGGATTCCTGGCTTGGAGAGCCACCCTCGCACGCTCATCACCACTCACATTACGCCACATAACCCGCCAAAGCCGAACGAAATCGAATACCGTCTAAAATAATGCAACGCTACGGAACACTTACCTGACGACAGACTCTCCTTGAGATTATGACAAATGAGAAGAATCGCGTGTCCTCAGATCTCTTCCGTTAgagtcgtcgttgttgtcgtcgtcatcgtcgttctaGCCGATTACACATTTATGTCAATATACTTACGACAAGTAACTACGCGTTGCGATTTATTCGAATTCATTTATGTACAAATTCTATATTGCCTCGAAACGAaaggttaataaaaaaaaaggcgcGAAATTGAAAAACAGAACGGTTTGAAAATTACGAAATGAGTTCAAGAAAGACGCTCGAGTAATACAGTAAATCGAATGTAAATTTTGGGTGATGATagtaatttaaacaaaaagttattatcggtaattcggtatcattgtaattatttatttgatactaTTATGATTTTGTTTCAATCGAAACttcaaaatatattcgtaACTTCGGTCTATTCGAAAGCATCGCATGAacgatgaaaaaatgttatgaaTGCACCGTTCTTTTTCGCGCCAATAATTGAAAGATTTCTATAATGAAAGACAGTAATGAAtcttatcgtaataatcgcgATCGACGTTCTCTTATTTCGTGTGTATATTTGACGtcatataagtattatttatatgtaaaatataaaaatgtaagagTATCGAACGATGAAGtacttgaaaaagaaaagaaagaaaaaacaaatggaaTTCAAGTACGAAATCTTAACGATCTATAGCTTGACTCTCTCATGATCAATCAAACTCTATCTTAAGACGTTTTAACGTTGGTTTTTTCCATTCAAACAAATGCGAAAAAGTGAAGCGTCCCTACCACCAATCGCGTACGATCTAATGACAACACGACGGAAATCAAAGGCGACTCATCGCGAGTGTATTAAATTCGACTCGTGATAAATGAATTTCGGCGTAATATTTCGGGAGATGTAATCTGGAAATTCCAGCATCGATGAACAGTCGCGTAAGTAACGTACACAAACATGCACGGacgtatctatttatctatcgttATCGAGCCGGTAGCTCTTTCAAGGTATTGATCGTGTATAACTATCGAAGTCAGCTTTCGTGGAAATTCTTGCGTAGCTCGAAGTCTCATAgacttgaaagaaaaagaaaactcgcGTAGCCATATTTTGTGACTATTCGAATGGAATAGTCCAAATATATtatggaatattttctttttatttgacgacataattagaaaaaaaagaaatttatatcttCTGGTAATCTGTCtattttgaaagatattttaacattcaatatttttatcgagatAGTAAACGATCGATACTTTTACTTATAGATACCATTTCTTAATAGATACGTCTTTATTTCCCCCGAAGTATCTGTTTagttgttatatttaatatcgtgtGTTCCGTATAagtgataaatttttaattgaatcttCTGCCCAAATTTCTAATTGTCATGGGGctaataatttgatttttttctatgaaatatttcaagcaaaaataattgaaatattcttaCTGCGTTTCAAGAAGACACATTGATTACAAATTCTAGAAGATTAAATTCAGAAGAAAACTGTAGTTATCTTCTTACGAGTGTCATATAAATGaccaataattttctttacaagataaatattataaatcgatGTCCGATTAACAAATGAAGTATTAATTCTAATGAGAATTTGTAATCAAAAGTAAAACACGATTTGTAGGTGAAGATATGTGTTTTACAAAAGATATACTTTTCTGAGAATCAATGAGCACAATTATTTCACCATACGGATTATCTCTTAATCGTTTACACTTTTCAAAAGTTAGAACGTTTAGTCATTTCATTTACATAAAATAGTACAAAGGATATATTCCATgatcaaagttattattttctaagtaTCTAAATCATAAATACAAGAGTCGATAATGCAGATCCCTTCGTTGATActtgtaataaaatcaaattttacttGTTCGCAAAAATttgcgatcgatcgatcatactAGAACAAAACAGATTGAACAAATCGTGATAATCAAAATTGCAATTAGTTTATAGAAAgtgaaaatcgaaaatatgtACATGATCAAAATAATTGTTCTggtttcgatcgataatgaataatatatcgaaaaataaaatccggCGAATGATATAAACAACTTTTCGTTCCTTCTggtttatttcaaattttatacgcGTTCTTCgaggaaaacaaagaaacaaagggagatagagaaaaagaatgaacaaaaataaaagtacaCAGATGAATTTTATTGTGCACATAGATAAGGTGCGATAATGTTGCGAatcaaagggaaaaaaaaaaaaaaaaggaaataaaataaaataaaagggatcTCTTTCCGCACCATCATCGGATTTTCTACAagtttatcgatgataattctacGTGCATCTCGTATCATTAAATGAAGCATATAATCGCGTATATTACATGCGGGAACTGTAATCGAAACTGAATCTTTATCGATTCGTATCTCTTGCATAAAATTTTTGCTCaatgaattcttttattttttttttttttttttttttaacaccgGCTCTCTAAAACACTGTTGTGCGTATTAATCGCAAGTAACTCATTCGATGttctacatacgtacatagtatatttatattacgtattatatttatatacgtattatatttggtatatagattaaaatatataagaatcgTGAATCTATCTGCGGTTAACTCGAACAAGATAAGATATCTAATTTCAGAAAAGACAGACATATTCAGAATATAAGTAGGAATTCATGGAACGATCAATCGACCTCGAAAAATCAAACTGAGATATTTGTacgtaaaataattgtttttgatTCGTCTTATTCGATtctaagggggaaaaaaaggaaaaaggaagaaaagaaaaaaaatatacactcATCACGTAATTGCCATCAGATTTTGATTACAGTTCTTGATCATATATAGCAGCGTGCTACTGAAAAAGTGTCACTGTAgaattgtatatacgtatacccCTCTTCCTAATCATTCTGCCTACAAATTCAATTATCATGAGGAAAGAAGCGAAGAAAAAGCGTTAAGAAAGATGTATTAAACGACTAAGAAAGAGTGAAATGTTGTacaatatgaagaaaaaaaaaaagaaaaaagaaaaaaaagaaaaaaaaactgatttTGTGCTCCTCACCGAACTTGACGGACAAAAATATGCGTGTGATTATCGCAGCAGTTCGCAACTTCACCGAAATCGGTTATTACggatctttatattattatctagtCATcaagtgataataaaaatttatcataatcTATGTTAATTCGTATTTTATTCGTATACCAATGTCGTTTCGGTAATGAAGCGCGATCTAGACGAAGCATTTGtccataaattaaaaatttagtataatattttctgtgtaaagaaaaataaaaataaagaataggaATAAATGCGtctaaataacgaaaaaaaaaaaaagagatatttcaAACCGCAAATATTAATGGCACTTTATTTATGAAGACTATGTACAGATGCCGTATAATGATGCACACCTTTAAACTCGCGAGTGTGATTTCAtgtaatcgataaaataattaattgaagaaTAAGTTCATAATCAAGAACTTACTccataggaaagaaaaagaaaaaaaaaaaagatagagggagaaagaactGTCACTAACGCACGTATAAATCAAAAAGGATTTATACAATGTTTTGCGTGCAATCTTTCTCCATaagtatatacaaatatcGTATTATACAGTCGCGTATTTTAAAAAGCACAAAAATGGTTTCATTCTCGTTTCCTTTCCAAAACATTTCGTTGtagtaagaaaatatttttttttttcttttgttttacaaaaattacaatgatagaataTCGCTGTTATTAGTACTCGTAACATTATACGTGTCACTTCGAAAtgtttcgtttaaaaaaaataacaacagtCTGTAGAATAGTATAACAGTTGGATTGAAAAAtacgtaacaataaaaactggACGATGCGTGGTGGACAATTTGAAGATTAACGCAAATTGGTTAAGTAAAACCTTGTCCATTTTGTATCTGCGTTCTCTTCTACAgacatattaaatttattttggtttttatatttatttttctttagttcTCCAATGGTTCATCGTacgttctcgttttctttaGTATACTTTTAGTAATCATCAGTTGTTTAGTGATTgctttttcaacatttttcttgtttttgttcGAGGTCGATAAATGTTGAAACGTATCTTCCAGGGCTCTTCTCGTTTTCATTAACCTCCGTTTCagcatttcattttcttgcTTGAGTGCTTCTATTTCATCAAGACCTATGAGATtcatcaataaaaaaatattactaattataattcaaatttttcattacaaaTGAGCTCATAAACGTGGTAAGCGAACAGATTTTCACGTtgcataacatttttttttgttttgtttttttttttttttttttttttttttaatataagcaAAAATAGTATATTCTGAATGGTATTAAATTATTgactaaaaatatataaagtgctaaaaatacgaaaagaaataagcaCTGATCGctaatttttatctaaattaaATAGACTACAACAAAGCACAACAATTAAATTGTTTATCTGAGATACATACTATATTTATGTCCAGCTAAAATTGCTATAAAAGCAATAAGATATAATTAGTGAACaaatttttacatacatacatacatacatacatacataccagcatacatacatacttatatatatttatatatatatataagtatgtatatacatatatatgaatgagCAATATTACCAtgtgaaagaatataaaatctcaaagataaaatctaataaatttaaacgtACCTTCGATTGGCAATGGACTATCGCTGTCTACCTCTCGAACAGCAGTATTTCTATTACCGTTGTCATCATCGCTGAGTAAATTAGTCATTGATTCGGTAATCTTTAAAGTATCTTGTAGTGGTCTTACTGTTGTAACTGCTGCATCACTTTCAATGCCTAAGTCAGGTGAACAACTGGATTTACTCCGTCCACCGAGAGTTTGGTAATTTATTGGTTGCCAATATTGCGAAGgctgtaataattacaaagaatGATTCATCAatgattcttttattaaaagacTCATTGACATTTGTAAATACTTACATTATAGGTTTGATATTCTTGAATAATATCTTCGCATGTTTGTTTCAATGTGCTTTCTGTTGGTATAGAAGAAACACCACTTGAACTTGGTGCTGAATCGCTAGTTTCACAAACAGCAACGTGTCTTCGGAGTTCTTTATTAGTAGCTTCGAGTTCTTCCATTCTTGCTCTATGCGAATCATTGATTTGATTCAAATCTGAGATCtgtgcaaaaagaaaattccatATGTGTTATGTTgattactttaaaaaaaaaagtcatgatgaaaataataaatagttcGATAAGCGTATACctctttattaaatttatcttgcATTAAACGAACAGCCATATCGTATCTGTTATCGGTTTTTCGTACTTCTTGTTCAAGTCTCAATTTCTCGTTAGTTAATTTCGTATTTTCGACGAGAATTTGACTGTGTAAAAGAGTAAGATGATCCAATTCTTTTGTCAAGGCTGATATTTTCACTTTGGCAGTTTCGTTGTCCTCTTCCATCGTTCTGATTTTTGATCTCAACTaaaacatgtatataaaaatgattgcaATATAGTTAGATTATTTAAatctaaatttaattaaaataaaaaaacaaggcATTAATTActcgttcgttttctctcttaagTGCCATTAACATTTCCGCTGTCTTCTTTTCCGTGTTTTCTTTATACTGCAAGAGTTCAGCTTTTTGTTTAGTCATTTCAGCTACCATACTCTCCACATCggctattttcttttccaattgTCCTTTACGTATACTGTTCTGTTTACTCTCTCTTCTCAAAACATGACACTcatgtattcttttttctaacgaCGATTGCAATTTTTCACAAACTTTTTGCGATTTCTCAAGCTTCAAAATGAGCGGTATCAGCTTTTCATcgaatatctaaaaaaaaatagaaaagaaatagacatACGTGTGGCATGAAAATAGAAtctaaaataagaaaaaaaaaaaaaaaaaaaagaaagaaagaaaaatgaattacaTACGATATCATAGTCAACTTTGGTAGTAAGATCGTTCCTCAGAGCGCTCAATTCGGAATACAAAagattatttgtttcttttagtTCCTGTATATGATGATTCGCATCAAGATCGTGTAAATCATCTTGATAAGTTTTATGATATGGTATATAATCCATCGAATCCTCCGAATCGCTAAACGTTTTCGTATGTTTGCTAAATCTAGAGCGATTCACAGATTTGTGTTGAGTTTCTTGCAAACCGATCCTAGCCATGGATACTATTCTATCAGGTTCGGAGAAAGCTTCCGAATCCGATTGCGTTGTTGTATGACTTTTAGCTAAATCCAAAACATTTTCGGAATAACTCTTTTTCACGGCACTATCggttttttcattgttttcgatcgattttttaatACCAAACGTCATAACGTTTTTGGTCATCCCTTCTAAAACTTGTGCAAAATCATCGGAAAATATATTCGAACTTAGAAGTACGTc includes:
- the LOC124432664 gene encoding LIM/homeobox protein Lhx3 isoform X3, translating into MTMISFEMLSRETLPLEGIYQRAREEMLTPPQSSPESQHRRNTGNNITDNTTCHDMHPLDQPAVDLGLPPHIPEILYSSIPKCGGCQEAILDRYVLKVLERCWHARCLTCRDCGARLTDKCFARNGHVFCKDDFFKCGRRFGTKCAGCGQGLAPSQVVRRAQELVYHLTCFSCALCSRQLDTGDEFYLMEDRKLVCKPDYEQAKAKELADGGSIDGDQPNKRPRTTITAKQLETLKLAYNTSPKPARHVREQLSQDTGLDMRVVQVWFQNRRAKEKRLKKDAGRTRWSQYFRSMKGTSAGGHSPRHDKLLDKDELKVDLDSTFGHHDLSNDSYGTVVNMGLDGEGASPGGGGNSGSGGPPRSYLGATTPPYLSTSRSPSLPPQFPYPPDAGLSVYTTLGGPGGMVPGPASDLSNESSGGGGGGGGGGGGGYPDFPPSPDSWLGEPPSHAHHHSHYAT
- the LOC124432664 gene encoding LIM/homeobox protein Lhx3 isoform X5; this encodes MTMISFEMLSRETLPLEGIYQRAREEMLTPPQSSPESQHRRNTGNNITDNTTCHDMHPLDQPAVDLGLPPHIPEILYSSIPKCGGCQEAILDRRFGTKCAGCGQGLAPSQVVRRAQELVYHLTCFSCALCSRQLDTGDEFYLMEDRKLVCKPDYEQAKAKELADGGSIDGDQPNKRPRTTITAKQLETLKLAYNTSPKPARHVREQLSQDTGLDMRVVQVWFQNRRAKEKRLKKDAGRTRWSQYFRSMKGTSAGGHSPRHDKLLDKDELKVDLDSTFGHHDLSNDSYGTVVNMGLDGEGASPGGGGNSGSGGPPRSYLGATTPPYLSTSRSPSLPPQFPYPPDAGLSVYTTLGGPGGMVPGPASDLSNESSGGGGGGGGGGGGGYPDFPPSPDSWLGEPPSHAHHHSHYAT
- the LOC124432664 gene encoding LIM/homeobox protein Lhx3 isoform X2, coding for MSAAVEPVPTLPTLPTSGLPAHNSLHHPPGGLALPPLASASVMMPRPPPGTTMPPLGPSSLPQAHQDTGDLADTPPNPDVLLALLARNKNLEASIPKCGGCQEAILDRYVLKVLERCWHARCLTCRDCGARLTDKCFARNGHVFCKDDFFKRFGTKCAGCGQGLAPSQVVRRAQELVYHLTCFSCALCSRQLDTGDEFYLMEDRKLVCKPDYEQAKAKELADGGSIDGDQPNKRPRTTITAKQLETLKLAYNTSPKPARHVREQLSQDTGLDMRVVQVWFQNRRAKEKRLKKDAGRTRWSQYFRSMKGTSAGGHSPRHDKLLDKDELKVDLDSTFGHHDLSNDSYGTVVNMGLDGEGASPGGGGNSGSGGPPRSYLGATTPPYLSTSRSPSLPPQFPYPPDAGLSVYTTLGGPGGMVPGPASDLSNESSGGGGGGGGGGGGGYPDFPPSPDSWLGEPPSHAHHHSHYAT
- the LOC124432664 gene encoding LIM/homeobox protein Lhx3 isoform X1, whose amino-acid sequence is MSAAVEPVPTLPTLPTSGLPAHNSLHHPPGGLALPPLASASVMMPRPPPGTTMPPLGPSSLPQAHQDTGDLADTPPNPDVLLALLARNKNLEASIPKCGGCQEAILDRYVLKVLERCWHARCLTCRDCGARLTDKCFARNGHVFCKDDFFKCGRRFGTKCAGCGQGLAPSQVVRRAQELVYHLTCFSCALCSRQLDTGDEFYLMEDRKLVCKPDYEQAKAKELADGGSIDGDQPNKRPRTTITAKQLETLKLAYNTSPKPARHVREQLSQDTGLDMRVVQVWFQNRRAKEKRLKKDAGRTRWSQYFRSMKGTSAGGHSPRHDKLLDKDELKVDLDSTFGHHDLSNDSYGTVVNMGLDGEGASPGGGGNSGSGGPPRSYLGATTPPYLSTSRSPSLPPQFPYPPDAGLSVYTTLGGPGGMVPGPASDLSNESSGGGGGGGGGGGGGYPDFPPSPDSWLGEPPSHAHHHSHYAT
- the LOC124432664 gene encoding LIM/homeobox protein Lhx3 isoform X4 — its product is MSAAVEPVPTLPTLPTSGLPAHNSLHHPPGGLALPPLASASVMMPRPPPGTTMPPLGPSSLPQAHQDTGDLADTPPNPDVLLALLARNKNLEASIPKCGGCQEAILDRRFGTKCAGCGQGLAPSQVVRRAQELVYHLTCFSCALCSRQLDTGDEFYLMEDRKLVCKPDYEQAKAKELADGGSIDGDQPNKRPRTTITAKQLETLKLAYNTSPKPARHVREQLSQDTGLDMRVVQVWFQNRRAKEKRLKKDAGRTRWSQYFRSMKGTSAGGHSPRHDKLLDKDELKVDLDSTFGHHDLSNDSYGTVVNMGLDGEGASPGGGGNSGSGGPPRSYLGATTPPYLSTSRSPSLPPQFPYPPDAGLSVYTTLGGPGGMVPGPASDLSNESSGGGGGGGGGGGGGYPDFPPSPDSWLGEPPSHAHHHSHYAT